Proteins found in one Pocillopora verrucosa isolate sample1 chromosome 12, ASM3666991v2, whole genome shotgun sequence genomic segment:
- the LOC131788022 gene encoding glycine receptor subunit alpha-3 — protein sequence MDTYLTSWLVYLLFMTNFAICEKAKIDRTEIANGTDVLAKLLNKTCYDKNARPQAGGEPVTVSLSMAVQSFTNIKESNMEFTTSMFLRQEWVDLRLAHKLNGTLPVRGVDVQKIWRPDTYFTNMNDYKLYEDNQLALISSNGRVYFSSRLVVAASCRMYLQKFPTDVQKCSLVLESFAFTRDMVEYRWQYPKPVNILDMELAEFDLTKTEYIKRDVEYVAGKYRDMIVTFTFSRRIGYYLINFYVPCIIMVIMSWIVFWIDRDNIGDRIALGITTVLTIVFLLGSSNSTMPRVSYPKAIDWYMMTSFIFVFMSLIMCLLIFRFDRKKNKEQRPPRSVSGEPPAEAISMQISEEPDIRSRVSYYVADSQGAVYPIVRSVSGLKKKTLLTPRFPKRLCGLPVKVTRDNLGVALNNLCRFLFPSSFLLFNLVYWVGIA from the exons ATGGACACTTATCTAACAAGTTGGCTTGTGTACCTACTCTTTATGACAAATTTTGCGATTTG TGAGAAAGCTAAAATTGACAGGACAGAAATCGCCAATGGCACAGACGTTTTGGCTAAGCTTTTGAATAAAACCTGTTACGACAAAAACGCCAGACCCCAGGCAGGAG GGGAGCCAGTCACTGTAAGTCTCAGCATGGCGGTTCAATCTTTTACAAATATAAAGGAATCTAATATG GAATTTACAACGTCAATGTTCTTACGTCAGGAATGGGTCGACTTAAGATTAGCACACAAGTTGAATGGGACGTTGCCGGTGAGAGGCGTTGATGTGCAGAAAATATGGCGTCCAGACACTTACTTCACCAACATGAACGATTATAAGTTGTACGAGGACAATCAACTGGCTCTGATATCAAGCAACGGTAGAGTTTACTTTAGTTCGAG GTTAGTTGTAGCTGCCTCCTGTCGAATGTATTTACAAAAGTTTCCCACAGACGTTCAAAAGTGCAGCCTTGTTCTTGAAAGTT ttgcCTTTACCAGAGACATGGTGGAATATCGATGGCAGTACCCCAAACCAGTGAATATCCTCGATATGGAGCTGGCAGAATTTGATTTGACCAAAACTGAATATATTAAGAGAGATGTGGAGTATGTAGCAG GTAAATACCGTGACATGATCGTAACCTTCACATTCAGTCGTCGGATCGGTTACTACCTAATTAACTTCTACGTTCCTTGCATCATCATGGTTATTATGAGCTGGATTGTGTTTTGGATTGATCGAGACAACATTGGCGACCGAATAGCTCTCGGGATCACGACCGTCCTCACAATCGTATTTTTACTGGGTTCCAGTAACAGCACTATGCCCCGAGTCAGTTACCCGAAGGCTATCGACTGGTACATGATGACTTCGTTCATCTTCGTGTTTATGTCGCTAATCATGTGTCTGTTGATCTTCCGGTTTGATCGAAAGAAGAACAAAGAGCAGCGCCCGCCGAGGTCGGTCAGCGGTGAACCTCCAGCTGAGGCAATTTCGATGCAG ATATCAGAAGAGCCAGACATTCGGAGCCGTGTTTCATACTACGTGGCAGACTCTCAAGGAGCTGTGTATCCAATCGTTCGCAGCGTGTCTGGTCTCAAAAAGAAAACCCTCTTAACGCCACGCTTTCCCAAGAGGCTTTGCGGACTGCCGGTGAAAGTCACCCGAGATAACCTTGGAGTGGCGCTAAACAATCTCTGTAGATTTCTCTTTCCATCCTCGTTTCTCTTGTTCAATCTTGTGTATTGGGTTGGCATAGCCTAA
- the LOC131788047 gene encoding HAUS augmin-like complex subunit 3 — protein sequence MNQGAKVLSALSRIGYPKANQFEGDSLEWLFDCESIIPFLEWFFENIHESNVVSLEDLKRFDELQSSGAHILESDQVEKTLSILMHEEEEFSGETLRNEVDLLGKEVQMVKQRLQKIVSQRNKLSLHHAGLTHKLSKLSGVVQEHKQKYKSSLESSQADNTQMNSSLKQLEQSVSQMVALYRGEEGGNDSASFLSQLPYDSYFTSEERFTGELTAYTRKQFFEGIAEMAGGQERSRYELLEISDPSTLLVRGENNEVNLNDCQELARLQSVYASSESRRIHNMATASGVTTAVRVAEEKLKNLSWETNPPSSDMLSAKLTEVQKALSQVKMEIGELTEKALPGLVQELGELQATSILKGDYELKIARQDYFTSKQEQVITQLLLQRSRHEFLSMALEVEGRKNRDIHRLFSTLESTLGDAVNGIDARFTIMDEHALHPPHPSRGTIDSRDHFMEGLYRVLESSPKGEEESKKEIFLAYSQLVEWSQQLAGQLESFTMSLATSGSRQEEAWKQLESNLKQGIKTMYGESATTGGLPQLSPQRIADGLSQLDELLVTLEKSIKDIIKDCEAKKKVLRSDNLKLMERELFIYFFTDPPRLKRAIAELSARVDAQIVSSK from the exons ATGAATCAGGGAGCTAAGGTACTTAGTGCGTTGTCTCGCATCGGCTATCCTAAGGCAAATCAATTTGAAGGAGACAGTTTGGAATGGCTGTTCGATTGCGAATCAATCATTCCATTCCTGGAATGGttttttgaaaatatacacGAGTCAAATGTGGTATCTCTTGAAGATCTTAAGAG ATTTGATGAACTGCAGTCATCTGGTGCACATATTCTTGAG agTGATCAAGTTGAAAAGACTTTGTCAATATTGATGCATGAGGAAGAAGAGTTTTCTGGTGAAACATTGAG AAATGAGGTTGACTTGCTAGGGAAAGAGGTTCAAATGGTAAAACAGAGACTACAAAAAATAGTTTCACAAAGGAATAAATTAAG TCTTCATCATGCAGGTTTGACTCACAAACTTTCCAAACTGAGTGGTGTTGTTCAGGAACATAAACAAAAGTACAAGAGCAGCCTTGAGTCCAGTCAAGCAGACAATACTCAG ATGAACTCCAGTTTGAAGCAGTTGGAACAATCTGTTTCACAGATGGTAGCATTGTATAGGGGAGAAGAAG GTGGGAATGATTCAGCTTCATTTTTATCACAGCTGCCCTATGACAGTTACTTCACATCTGAGGAAAGATTTACTGGAGAACTAACTGCTTATACCAGGAAACAGTTCTTTGAG gGAATTGCTGAGATGGCAGGAGGACAAGAGAGATCAAGATATGAATTACTGGAAATAAGTGATCCTTCGACTCTGCTAGTGAGAG GTGAGAATAATGAAGTTAACCTCAATGACTGTCAAGAGCTTGCAAGACTACAATCTGT TTATGCCTCAAGTGAAAGTAGAAGAATTCACAATATGGCTACAGCATCGGGAGTTACTACAGCAGTTAGAGTAGCTGAGGAGAAGCTAAAAAACTTGTCATGGGAAACAAACCCCCCAAGCAGTGATATGTTAAG TGCCAAATTGACTGAGGTACAAAAGGCTCTTTCCCAAGTCAAGATGGAGATTGGAGAGCTCACTGAGAAGGCCCTCCCTGGGTTGGTGCAGGAGCTAGGGGAGCTCCAAGCAACAAGTATCTTGAAAGGGGACTATGAGTTGAAAATAGCAAGACAAGACTACTTCACTTCCAAACAAGAGCAG GTCATCACCCAGCTTTTGCTTCAACGTTCTCGGCACGAGTTTCTCTCAATGGCACTTGAGGTTGAAGGACGCAAGAACCGTGACATTCATCGTTTGTTTAGCACCTTGGAGAGTACACTTGGTGATGCAGTCAATGGAATTGATGCGCGATTT ACAATTATGGACGAACATGCCCTTCACCCTCCCCACCCATCCCGTGGGACAATTGACAGCCGAGACCATTTTATGGAGGGGTTGTATCGTGTTCTTGAAAGCTCACCCAAAGGGGAGGAGGAAAGCAAGAAGGAGATTTTTCTAGCGTATAGTCAGCTTGTGGAATGGAGTCAGCAGTTAGCTGGACAGCTGGAATCATTCACTATGTCCCTGGCCACCTCGGGCAGCAGACAGGAGGAAGCCTGGAAACAACT GGAGAGTAACCTTAAACAGGGTATAAAGACGATGTATGGAGAATCTGCCACGACTGGTGGTCTTCCTCAGTTGAGTCCACAG CGTATTGCAGATGGTCTCAGTCAGCTTGATGAACTTCTGGTCACCTTAGAGAAGTCCATTAAAGATATTATCAAAGACTGTGAAGCCAAGAAAAAG gTCCTTCGCTCTGACAACCTGAAGCTTATGGAAAGGGAGCTGTTTATATATTTCTTCACAGACCCTCCACGTCTGAAACGTGCCATCGCTGAGTTATCAGCCCGCGTGGACGCGCAAATAGTCTCCTCAAAATGA
- the LOC131788021 gene encoding tetratricopeptide repeat protein 4 has translation MADKTVTATKKTAAELDEEIDEFMKERSSGKKRVITFTEENWEEEFEKTPAFMTKTPTQEEIDNNPALAALQAMKYEDEDPVARAEAYKEDGNYEYNRKKFKEAIAAYTEGIKVKCDDAHLNAILYTNRATAQICLGNNRSALNDATAARKLEPTYMKALIRGATACVELQKFEDAVKWCDEGLAIEAQNQRLLGLRKKAVAEQKRVLRDQRKAVLKEKKERSEAEALKSAVKARGVTLEHEDDLLRPMTDGGLDIKVSLDSSGVLHWPVMFVYPEFEETDLISSFNENDRMADHLCAMFDQESPPWDKERKYTLANIEVYFEDSAREKLCLVKNSSCLKDILSDSRFVVKQRTPSFIILSKESSFRTTFLQRCQVER, from the exons ATGGCAGACAAAACAGTAACAGCGACAAAGAAGACAGCCGCTGAACTCGACGAGGAAATCGATGAATTCATGAAAGAGAGGTCCAGTGGTAAAAAGCGTGTCATCACTTTCACAGAAGAAAATTGGGAAGAG GAATTTGAGAAAACACCTGCTTTTATGACAAAAACTCCTACACAGGAAGAAATAGATAACAACCCAGCCTTAGCAGCCCTTCAAGCTATGAAATATGAAGACGAAGACCCTGTAG CAAGAGCAGAAGCATACAAAGAAGATGGTAACTATGAgtacaacagaaaaaaattcaaggaagCGATTGCTGCATATACTGAGGGAATCAAGGTGAAATGTGATGATGCTCATCTCAATGCCATCCTCTACACAAACAGAGCAACAGCACAAATATGTCTGG GAAATAATCGTAGTGCCCTTAATGATGCCACAGCTGCGAGGAAGCTAGAACCAACTTACATGAAGGCTTTAATAAGGG GTGCCACTGCTTGTGTGGAGCTTCAAAAATTTGAGGATGCTGTAAAATGGTGTGATGAGGGATTAGCT ATTGAAGCTCAAAACCAAAGGCTTTTGGGTTTAAGGAAAAAGGCTGTTGCAGAACAGAAAAGGGTGCTGAGAGATCAACGAAAAGCAGtgttaaaggaaaagaaagaaagatctGAAGCAGAGGCTTTGAAATCAGCTGTTAAG GCCCGAGGAGTCACTTTGGAACATGAGGATGACCTGTTGAGGCCCATGACGGATGGGGGACTGGACATCAAGGTCTCTTTGGACAGTAGTGGTGTACTTCACTGGCCAGTCATGTTTGTTTATCCTGAGTTTGAAGAGACCGACCTGATATCTTCATTTAATGAGAATGACAG AATGGCAGATCATCTGTGTGCCATGTTTGACCAAGAATCTCctccctgggacaaagaaaggAAGTACACTCTTGCAAATATCGAG GTTTATTTTGAGGACTCGGCAAGAGAAAAGCTTTGTTTGGTGAAAAATAGTAGCTGCCTGAAAGATATACTATCGGACTCGAG GTTTGTGGTAAAACAGAGAACACCGTCGTTTATTATCCTAAGTAAAGAGTCTTCATTCCGGACAACTTTCCTCCAGCGATGTCAAGTTGAGCGATGA
- the LOC131788082 gene encoding PHD finger protein 24-like: MGNIVNTHRGQNIQPERAIATVKAASVFKAKMKETQANRTKASEQIEEVVKRKFRRKSTVFGCRPIGRLASGDESPPPNTTSSQKDVLKFVRWVSVSDTLVVKDTSVAWNALRDLVSRERIPSTQDAGRGRLKSITDAIRFTRRTSTSSKTTKVASGEFSYNDMLITEWETHCHFCHSSSIEESPLNRCRICPRVYHTHCLAKRGHLSGDGAAETLTLANSEIGWSCCNCENLFDLLSDNEKIDIMETFDLMDTNQDSFINKEEYLSYQKERYRKLMDMEMPSYRVIIEERIFDDMDRNNNDLIDWWEFAIPMCVRKLSERRKGTLPSLLTRQEIYKLKRFFKEYDMEGEGEIRKDLSREVFKNWYLSLIDRREEEVPIWDWLGTEYVKIDNEEEHSLCQRFATVKWKDFVLNHALYILAARPNTGSMRPYVPQFNSLNLEFDEDDEDIEYD; this comes from the exons ATGGGAAACATTGTCAACACTCATCGAGGGCAAAATATCCAGCCTGAAAGAGCAATCGCCACGGTCAAAGCAGCAAGtgtttttaaagcaaaaatgaaagaaacacaaGCAAACAGGACAAAAGCATCGGAGCAAATAGAAGAGGTAGTTAAACGGAAATTTCGCAGGAAATCAACTGTGTTTGGATGTAGACCCATAGGGAGACTAGCTTCTGGTGATGAATCGCCACCACCAAACACCACAAGCTCCCAGAAGGATGTTCTAAAGTTTGTACGCTG GGTCAGCGTTAGTGATACACTAGTTGTTAAGGACACAAGTGTTGCATGGAATGCGTTGAGAGACTTAGTCAGCCGTGAAAGAATTCCCTCAACTCAAGACGCAGGACGGGGGCGTCTTAAATCGATAACAGATGCCATTCGGTTCACTCGAAGAACTTCCACGTCATCAAAAACAACGAAGGTGGCCAGCGGGGAATTTTCGTACAACGATATGCTAATT ACAGAATGGGAAACGCACTGCCATTTTTGCCACTCATCCTCCATTGAAGAAAGCCCTCTTAATCGTTGCCGTATCTGCCCAAGGGTTTATCACACTCATTGTCTTGCTAAGCGAGGGCATCTTTCAGGGGATGGGGCAGCTGAAACTCTGACGCTTGCAAATTCAGAAATCGGCTGGAGTTGCTGTAATTGC GAAAATTTATTCGATCTTTTATCTGACAACGAAAAGATCGATATAATGGAAACATTTGATCTAATGGACACCAATCAAG ATTCTTTTATAAACAAAGAAGAGTACCTTTCATACCAGAAGGAGAGATACAGAAAGTTAATGGACATGGAAATGCCTAGTTATCGAGTGATAATCGAGGAGCGGATATTTGACGACATGGATAGGAACAACAATGATCTTATCGACTGGTGGGAGTTTGCGATTCCTATGTGCGTGAGGAAGTTGAGTGAACGGAGAAAG GGAACACTCCCATCTTTGCTTACAAGACAGGAAATTTACAAACTCAAACGATTTTTCAAAGAATACGATATggaaggagaaggagaaatcAGGAAAGATTTATCTCGAGAGGTCTTTAAGAACTGGTACCTCTCTTTGATAGATCGACGAGAAGAGGAGGTCCCGATTTGGGACTGGCTTGGGACTGAATATGTCAAAATAGACAATGAAGAGGAGCACTCGTTGTGTCAGCGGTTTGCCACGGTTAAGTGGAAAGACTTTGTGTTAAATCACGCGTTGTACATCCTTGCCGCGCGACCGAATACAGGCTCAATGAGGCCTTACGTTCCACAATTCAACAGTTTGAATTTGGAGTTCGATGAAGACGATGAAGATATTGAATATgattag